Proteins from one Deinococcus sp. AB2017081 genomic window:
- a CDS encoding beta strand repeat-containing protein — translation MKANPTILALMTALATGAAGAATTNTTAGQIITNQATATFTDPTSTTGAAATPISSNKVETVVLPKPGFDIQYADGSADDTTATAPAATYNKTGVLPGATVTTSYLVVNTGNVDGYVVNIAADSTGGVAPQAVAYYLDANNDGIADSSTPITSVTLTADNPNTTADEGTARILQVITVAASAPTGAQYSASPAGTAPAGSVSVTDSTNATTSYPYGGLTEAQANAGNTNGDLQYTRVTVFTPTLTAAPYDADPATPGQQAPTTTVVVPPSTGTVIDPNNPTSAPGTPSSPTDPTQPGYTDPASPSATGSTAIVVSGNVQTAFPPADADTTADSVKFKNSVVTPVGSPADTVNLFPLDPTKNVGDVGYGLPYGTNNGDGSFTLPDGTIVKFLNADGSAPTLVTSPVDGKKYPVVSVPAGGGTTGYITQVTYPDSNSLTDPTPITVVVGADSGNDYNLVADASTTNRILPPALQFGDSNGTQTPPTANAGSAPTETVTPGTAPSSGAPVAGSTTDSSAVFPMDVSNPGEYADTYTLSGSVSVPLANGTTQVVAVKYVTAAGTPLPTNSAGQYITPVVDPNTELRIFAVVDIPATAKLTLPGSPLLVSQTATSNYSNITLTDTNDRILVGVIGGITVNKYQAVGGAPAQTATNQTTKSALPGETIYYAIVATNSYNDSVKNFVLSDSAGTNTNVYSFTAFSAASVTLTGFPTTAKVMYRINGAGGFTATVPAAGSVTSGLEVAIDTDGDGTLEPTTDDVFPSAATITLNIQAKVK, via the coding sequence GTGAAAGCGAACCCCACCATCCTTGCACTCATGACCGCGCTGGCGACCGGCGCGGCGGGTGCTGCCACCACCAACACCACCGCCGGCCAGATCATCACCAACCAGGCGACCGCCACCTTCACGGATCCGACCTCCACCACCGGTGCGGCGGCCACGCCGATCAGCTCGAACAAGGTCGAGACGGTCGTGCTGCCCAAGCCCGGCTTCGACATCCAGTACGCCGACGGCAGCGCCGACGACACCACCGCGACTGCGCCCGCCGCCACCTACAACAAGACCGGCGTGCTGCCCGGCGCGACCGTCACGACCTCCTACCTGGTCGTGAACACCGGCAACGTGGACGGCTACGTCGTGAACATCGCCGCCGACAGTACCGGCGGCGTGGCGCCGCAGGCCGTCGCGTACTACCTGGATGCCAACAACGACGGCATCGCGGATTCCAGCACCCCCATCACGTCGGTCACGCTGACCGCCGACAACCCCAACACCACCGCCGACGAGGGCACGGCGCGGATCCTGCAGGTCATCACGGTGGCGGCCTCGGCCCCGACCGGCGCGCAGTACTCCGCCAGCCCGGCCGGTACGGCCCCCGCCGGCAGCGTGTCGGTGACCGACAGCACGAACGCCACGACCAGCTACCCCTACGGCGGGCTGACCGAAGCGCAGGCCAATGCCGGCAACACCAACGGCGACCTGCAGTACACCCGCGTGACGGTCTTCACGCCGACCCTGACCGCCGCGCCCTACGACGCGGATCCCGCCACCCCCGGCCAGCAGGCCCCCACCACCACCGTGGTGGTGCCGCCCTCGACCGGCACCGTCATCGATCCCAACAACCCCACGTCGGCGCCCGGTACGCCCAGCAGCCCCACGGATCCGACCCAGCCGGGCTACACGGATCCGGCATCGCCCAGCGCCACCGGCTCGACGGCCATCGTGGTGTCCGGCAACGTGCAGACCGCGTTCCCGCCCGCCGATGCCGACACGACCGCCGACAGCGTGAAGTTCAAGAACAGCGTGGTCACGCCGGTCGGCTCGCCCGCCGACACCGTGAACCTGTTCCCCCTGGATCCCACCAAGAATGTCGGTGATGTCGGCTACGGCCTGCCCTACGGCACCAACAACGGCGACGGCTCGTTCACGCTGCCCGACGGCACCATCGTGAAGTTCCTGAACGCCGACGGCTCGGCCCCCACCCTGGTCACCTCGCCGGTCGACGGCAAGAAGTACCCGGTGGTCTCGGTGCCCGCTGGCGGCGGCACGACCGGCTACATCACGCAGGTCACGTACCCCGACTCCAACAGCCTGACGGATCCCACGCCCATCACCGTCGTGGTCGGTGCGGACTCCGGCAACGACTACAACCTCGTCGCCGATGCCAGCACCACGAACCGGATCCTGCCGCCCGCGCTGCAGTTCGGTGACAGCAACGGCACCCAGACCCCGCCCACCGCGAACGCCGGTTCGGCGCCGACCGAGACGGTCACGCCCGGCACGGCCCCCAGCAGCGGCGCTCCGGTCGCCGGTTCGACCACAGACTCCTCGGCGGTCTTCCCCATGGACGTCTCCAACCCCGGCGAGTACGCCGACACCTACACCCTGTCGGGCAGTGTCAGTGTGCCCCTGGCGAACGGCACCACCCAGGTCGTCGCCGTGAAGTACGTGACTGCCGCCGGCACCCCGCTGCCCACGAACAGTGCCGGGCAGTACATCACTCCGGTCGTGGATCCCAACACCGAACTGCGGATCTTCGCCGTCGTGGACATCCCCGCCACCGCCAAGCTCACCCTGCCCGGTTCGCCGCTGCTGGTCAGCCAGACCGCGACCAGCAACTACAGCAACATCACCCTGACCGACACCAACGACCGCATCCTGGTCGGTGTGATCGGCGGGATCACCGTGAACAAGTACCAGGCGGTCGGCGGAGCTCCCGCCCAGACGGCGACCAACCAGACCACCAAGAGCGCCCTGCCCGGCGAGACCATCTACTACGCCATCGTGGCGACCAACTCCTACAACGACTCGGTCAAGAACTTCGTGCTCAGCGATTCGGCCGGCACCAACACCAACGTCTACTCCTTCACGGCCTTCAGCGCGGCCA
- a CDS encoding isoprenyl transferase → MTSNPVKAAVRTLQKTRTAARGALLWGYEQRLAREVTSHGKLPRHLGLILDGNRRYARAAGIQRELGHSFGADKAHEVLQWCLELGIPAATIWVLSTDNASRDKDEIAHILGLLEQEARNLATDPRIHANRVRVRAIGQHDQFPPNVLAALRDLEQKTAHYQGMRLNIAVGYGGREEIVDAVKAHLLSQVQDGTSLDEVAHALRPEHISAHLYTADTPDPDFIIRTSGEIRLSGFMLWQSVYSEYYFCDVYWPGFRRVDFLRALRDFQGRDRRFGK, encoded by the coding sequence ATGACCAGCAACCCCGTGAAGGCGGCCGTCCGCACGCTGCAGAAGACCCGGACGGCGGCGCGCGGTGCCCTGCTGTGGGGCTACGAGCAGCGCCTTGCCCGCGAGGTCACCTCGCACGGCAAGCTGCCCCGGCATCTGGGCCTGATCCTCGACGGCAACCGCCGCTACGCCCGCGCCGCCGGCATCCAGCGCGAACTGGGCCACTCCTTCGGGGCCGACAAGGCGCACGAGGTGCTGCAGTGGTGCCTGGAACTCGGCATCCCGGCCGCGACCATCTGGGTGCTGTCCACCGACAACGCCAGCCGCGACAAGGACGAGATCGCGCACATCCTGGGCCTGCTGGAGCAGGAGGCCCGGAATCTGGCCACCGATCCGCGCATCCACGCCAACCGCGTGCGGGTGCGGGCCATCGGGCAGCACGACCAGTTCCCGCCGAACGTGCTCGCGGCCCTGCGCGACCTGGAGCAGAAGACCGCGCACTACCAGGGCATGCGCCTGAACATCGCCGTCGGCTACGGCGGGCGCGAGGAGATCGTGGACGCCGTGAAGGCCCACCTGCTCAGCCAGGTGCAGGACGGGACGTCCCTGGACGAGGTGGCCCACGCGCTGCGGCCAGAACATATCAGTGCCCACCTGTACACCGCCGACACGCCGGATCCGGACTTCATCATCCGGACCAGCGGCGAGATCCGGCTCTCCGGCTTCATGCTGTGGCAGAGCGTGTATTCCGAGTACTACTTCTGCGACGTGTACTGGCCGGGCTTCCGCCGTGTCGATTTCCTGCGTGCCCTGCGCGACTTCCAGGGCCGCGACCGCCGTTTCGGCAAATAG
- the mutY gene encoding A/G-specific adenine glycosylase, which produces MTAEPFAELDVPALRTALLGWFDACGRDLPWRRGLEGAREPYRVWIAEILLQQTQVVRGLVYYDRFLTAFPDVHALAAAPEADVLKAWEGCGYYARARNLRRAAQLVAQTGVPDSYAGWLALPGVGPYTAAAVSSLALGEARAVNDGNVRRVLSRLYGERQPTDAWVQARADVLLDPRRPGAWNEAVMDLGATVCTPRSPRCGACPLAPFCAAYAGGQPETYPAPKVRPAVQNVPAVAVLIGDAHDAVLERRTGSLLGGLLGLPSEPIRQDEDAPAALNRLCARLEARPGPLLGQVTHTMTHRRVTLHVYRAEAALPRQPVAQAALSRLDHRALELLRDRQESLFAQDSLAE; this is translated from the coding sequence GTGACCGCTGAGCCCTTTGCCGAACTGGACGTGCCGGCGCTGCGTACCGCGCTGCTGGGCTGGTTTGACGCCTGTGGCCGTGACCTGCCGTGGCGGCGCGGCCTGGAAGGTGCGCGGGAGCCGTACCGCGTGTGGATCGCGGAGATCCTGCTGCAGCAGACGCAGGTCGTGCGTGGTCTGGTGTACTACGACCGGTTCCTGACCGCCTTTCCGGATGTCCACGCCCTGGCCGCCGCGCCCGAAGCCGACGTGCTCAAGGCCTGGGAGGGCTGCGGCTACTATGCCCGCGCCCGGAACCTGCGCCGCGCCGCGCAGCTCGTGGCGCAGACCGGTGTTCCAGACAGCTATGCGGGCTGGCTGGCCCTGCCCGGCGTGGGACCGTACACGGCGGCGGCGGTCAGCAGTCTGGCCCTCGGCGAGGCCCGCGCCGTGAACGACGGCAATGTGCGCCGGGTGCTGTCACGGCTGTATGGCGAGCGCCAGCCCACGGACGCGTGGGTGCAGGCCCGCGCCGACGTGCTGCTCGATCCCCGCCGGCCCGGCGCGTGGAACGAGGCCGTCATGGATCTGGGCGCGACCGTCTGCACGCCGCGCTCGCCCCGCTGCGGCGCGTGTCCGCTGGCGCCGTTCTGTGCCGCATACGCCGGCGGGCAGCCCGAGACCTACCCCGCCCCGAAGGTCAGGCCCGCCGTGCAGAACGTGCCGGCGGTGGCAGTCCTGATCGGGGATGCCCACGACGCTGTGCTGGAGCGGCGCACCGGTTCGCTGCTGGGCGGCCTGCTGGGTCTGCCGTCCGAACCCATCCGCCAGGACGAGGACGCTCCGGCCGCGCTGAACCGCCTGTGTGCCCGCCTGGAGGCCCGGCCGGGGCCGCTGCTGGGGCAGGTCACGCACACCATGACCCACCGCCGCGTGACCCTGCACGTCTACCGCGCCGAGGCCGCCCTGCCCCGGCAGCCGGTCGCGCAGGCGGCGCTGTCCCGCCTGGATCACCGCGCGCTGGAACTGCTGCGTGACCGCCAGGAGTCGCTGTTCGCCCAGGACTCGCTCGCGGAGTGA
- a CDS encoding ketosteroid isomerase-related protein, with protein sequence MSEATTVIHAYYAAFNAGTAAGMLELLTDDVRHDINEGDTQVGLDAFRAFLARMDEHYRERAEELVVMVSPDGTRAAAEFIIHGEYVKTDDGLPDAHGQTYALPVGAFFEVRGGKIARVTNYYNLAAWTRQVSGA encoded by the coding sequence ATGAGTGAAGCCACCACCGTGATTCATGCGTACTACGCCGCATTCAACGCCGGCACTGCGGCCGGCATGCTCGAGCTGCTGACCGACGACGTCCGCCACGACATCAACGAGGGAGACACGCAGGTGGGCCTGGATGCCTTCCGCGCCTTCCTGGCCCGCATGGACGAGCACTATCGCGAGCGGGCCGAGGAACTGGTCGTCATGGTCAGCCCCGACGGCACCCGCGCGGCGGCCGAGTTCATCATCCACGGCGAGTACGTGAAGACCGACGACGGTCTGCCCGACGCGCACGGGCAAACCTACGCGCTGCCGGTCGGAGCGTTCTTCGAGGTGCGCGGCGGGAAGATCGCACGGGTCACGAACTACTACAACCTCGCGGCGTGGACGCGGCAGGTCAGCGGCGCGTGA
- a CDS encoding GNAT family N-acetyltransferase, with product MDAAGQRRVSLTVTTVSGPQLAPFIPALARLRTEVFRAFPYLYDGSPAYEERYLQTYLDAPDALIVLARDGDEVVGASSAVPLTQETGEIRAPLHAPEFDPHDILYLGESVLRTPYRGRGLGHTFFDRREAHARHLGLGTTTFCAVQRPDDHPARPEPYRTLHAFWAARGYVERPDLTTTLSWQDVGDDHETRKPMRYWIRRG from the coding sequence GTGGACGCGGCAGGTCAGCGGCGCGTGAGCCTGACCGTCACCACGGTGAGTGGCCCGCAGCTGGCACCGTTCATCCCCGCCCTGGCCCGGCTGCGCACCGAGGTCTTCCGCGCCTTCCCATACCTGTACGACGGCTCACCCGCGTACGAGGAGCGCTATCTCCAGACGTACCTGGACGCGCCGGACGCCCTGATCGTCCTGGCCCGCGACGGCGATGAGGTGGTCGGGGCGAGCAGCGCCGTGCCGCTGACGCAGGAGACCGGCGAGATCCGGGCCCCGCTGCACGCCCCGGAGTTCGATCCACACGACATCCTGTACCTGGGCGAGAGCGTGCTGCGGACACCGTACCGGGGCCGGGGCCTGGGGCACACCTTCTTCGACCGGCGCGAGGCCCACGCCCGGCACCTGGGCCTGGGTACCACCACGTTCTGCGCCGTGCAGCGCCCGGACGACCACCCGGCCCGCCCGGAGCCGTACCGCACGCTGCACGCCTTCTGGGCTGCGCGGGGCTACGTCGAGCGGCCTGACCTGACCACCACGCTGTCGTGGCAGGACGTGGGAGACGACCACGAGACACGCAAACCCATGCGCTACTGGATCAGGCGGGGCTGA
- a CDS encoding helix-turn-helix transcriptional regulator: protein MVAKSSGRPATPTLYNRLPVLRAERGLSRQDLAAAVDVNYQTIGYLERGEYAPSLDLALRLSEYFGLPVEAIFSRTPFTPLSTTVYGGSS from the coding sequence ATGGTTGCCAAGTCAAGTGGCCGTCCCGCCACGCCCACTCTGTACAACCGCCTGCCGGTGCTGCGGGCTGAACGGGGGCTGTCCCGCCAGGATCTCGCGGCGGCCGTGGACGTGAACTACCAGACCATCGGCTACCTGGAGCGCGGCGAGTACGCGCCCAGCCTGGATCTCGCCCTGCGCCTGAGCGAGTACTTCGGCCTGCCGGTCGAGGCGATCTTCTCGCGCACACCCTTCACGCCCCTGAGCACGACCGTGTACGGAGGTTCCTCATGA
- a CDS encoding GNAT family N-acetyltransferase, translating to MPAFTVRRLGPGDAAALAWVARDETDFTGEEPTPPLTDADARAYLGDPHVWHWHAEDAAGRPVGFLMAYVHRNRHGGARHVMFEEIGVRESWRRRGVGRALVAPLHDQMRREGVALVWVLADNGGAQAFYEATGYAVTDMQGVMLEREV from the coding sequence ATGCCTGCATTCACGGTGCGGAGGCTCGGCCCCGGCGACGCCGCCGCGCTCGCGTGGGTCGCCCGCGACGAGACCGACTTCACCGGCGAGGAGCCCACACCGCCCCTGACGGACGCGGACGCCCGCGCCTATCTGGGCGACCCGCACGTGTGGCACTGGCACGCCGAGGACGCCGCCGGGCGGCCCGTGGGCTTCCTGATGGCCTACGTGCACCGCAACCGGCATGGAGGAGCCCGGCACGTGATGTTCGAGGAGATCGGCGTGCGCGAGTCCTGGCGGAGGCGCGGCGTGGGCCGGGCGCTGGTGGCCCCGCTGCACGACCAGATGCGCCGCGAGGGCGTCGCGCTGGTGTGGGTGCTCGCCGACAACGGCGGAGCGCAGGCCTTCTACGAGGCCACCGGCTACGCGGTCACCGACATGCAGGGCGTGATGCTGGAGCGCGAGGTGTGA
- a CDS encoding phytoene desaturase family protein gives MPDFDVIVMGAGHNALVTAAYAAKAGLKVGVFERRHIVGGAVSTEELVPGYRFDYGGSAHILIRMTPVVRELELTRHGLHYLEVDPMFHASDGEQPWFIHRDAGRTARELEEKFPGQGEAYTRFLDDWTPFARAVADLFNAAPGPLDMGKMVVSSGKGKDWMEQLPRILRPYGDVAREYFTDERVRAPLVWMAAQSGPPPSDPLSAPFLLWHPLYHEGGVARPKGGSGGLTQALKRAIEADGGQVFVNAPVKDILVKDGKAQGIRLENGDTYTARAVVSGAHVLTTAGALPDEHVPAAARQVRVGNGFGMVLRLALSERVKYRNHTEPDSRVGLGLLIKSEQQLMKGYGEYLAGEPTTDPPLIAMSFSAVDDSLAPPGGEALWLWAQYYPYELSSGSWETRTAEARENILNAFEHYAPGTRDTIVGELVQTPQWLETNLGLHRGNVMHLEMSFDQMFSFRPWMKASQYRWPGVQGLYLTGASTHPGGGIMGASGRNAAQVLVKDLTRRRWR, from the coding sequence ATGCCGGATTTCGACGTGATCGTGATGGGCGCGGGCCACAACGCCCTGGTGACGGCCGCCTACGCCGCGAAGGCGGGCCTGAAGGTGGGCGTGTTCGAGCGCCGGCATATCGTCGGCGGGGCGGTCAGCACCGAGGAGCTCGTGCCCGGATACCGCTTCGACTACGGCGGCAGCGCGCACATCCTGATCCGCATGACCCCGGTGGTGCGCGAGCTGGAACTGACCCGCCACGGCCTGCACTACCTGGAGGTCGATCCGATGTTCCACGCGTCGGACGGCGAGCAGCCGTGGTTCATCCACCGGGACGCCGGGCGCACGGCGCGCGAGCTGGAGGAGAAGTTTCCCGGCCAGGGCGAGGCGTACACGAGATTTCTCGACGACTGGACGCCGTTCGCGCGGGCGGTCGCCGACCTGTTCAACGCCGCGCCCGGCCCGCTTGACATGGGCAAGATGGTCGTGTCGAGCGGGAAGGGCAAGGACTGGATGGAGCAGCTCCCGCGCATCCTGCGCCCGTACGGCGACGTGGCCCGCGAGTACTTCACGGACGAGCGCGTCCGCGCGCCCCTGGTGTGGATGGCCGCGCAGAGCGGCCCGCCGCCCAGCGACCCCCTGAGCGCGCCGTTCCTGCTGTGGCACCCGCTGTACCACGAGGGCGGCGTCGCGCGGCCCAAGGGCGGCAGCGGCGGCCTGACGCAGGCCCTGAAACGGGCCATCGAGGCCGACGGCGGGCAGGTGTTCGTGAACGCGCCCGTGAAGGACATTCTCGTGAAGGATGGAAAGGCGCAGGGCATCCGGCTGGAGAACGGCGACACGTACACCGCCCGCGCGGTCGTGTCCGGCGCGCACGTCCTGACCACGGCGGGCGCGCTGCCGGACGAGCACGTGCCCGCTGCCGCAAGGCAGGTGCGCGTCGGGAACGGCTTCGGCATGGTGCTGCGCCTCGCGCTGTCCGAGCGGGTGAAGTACCGGAACCACACCGAACCCGACAGCCGCGTGGGCCTGGGCCTGCTGATCAAGAGCGAACAGCAGCTGATGAAGGGCTACGGCGAGTACCTGGCGGGCGAACCCACCACCGACCCCCCGCTGATCGCCATGAGCTTCAGCGCCGTGGACGACTCGCTCGCCCCGCCGGGCGGCGAGGCCCTGTGGCTGTGGGCGCAGTACTACCCCTACGAACTGAGCAGCGGCTCGTGGGAGACCCGCACCGCCGAGGCCCGCGAGAACATCCTGAACGCCTTCGAGCACTACGCCCCGGGCACGCGCGACACCATCGTCGGGGAACTCGTGCAGACGCCGCAGTGGCTGGAGACGAACCTGGGGCTGCACCGTGGCAACGTCATGCACCTGGAGATGAGCTTCGACCAGATGTTCTCGTTCCGCCCGTGGATGAAGGCCAGCCAGTACCGCTGGCCCGGCGTGCAGGGCCTGTACCTCACGGGGGCCAGCACGCACCCCGGCGGCGGCATCATGGGCGCGTCGGGCCGCAACGCCGCGCAGGTGCTCGTGAAAGACCTGACCCGGCGGCGGTGGCGGTAG
- a CDS encoding carotenoid biosynthesis protein yields the protein MTVLSPTVRRLGLAFAALGVAFLGALLVIAGNPVGWALIAVGLPLSGALALAGDALGRGFGPTLAQRARALAAQTAPWMWFVALYAALKIPVPLWPQGFPVLGLASTAALFVAALLFVWERENAAKAGIMALVAFALGLAAEVAGSRTGIPFGDYTYAGAPAPTVLGVPLIVPLGWFALTLTATCLSGGRPWLAGLLMTLWDVGLEPLMTAQGYWRWTDPLGVWAGAPVENFVGWWGVGTLIAWIFTGLAPRLFGLRTLEWAWALPWFARAFPMGGGPALSLLPRAAVARADFRVVYAIEAFFLPGGLVLVGRFAEAAVTLAAMLAGLLFARRVTRRDA from the coding sequence ATGACCGTCCTCTCCCCCACCGTCCGGCGGCTCGGGCTGGCCTTCGCGGCGCTGGGTGTGGCGTTCCTGGGCGCGCTGCTGGTCATCGCGGGGAATCCGGTGGGGTGGGCGCTGATCGCCGTGGGGCTACCGCTGTCGGGCGCGCTGGCGCTGGCGGGGGACGCGCTGGGGCGGGGCTTCGGGCCGACACTCGCGCAGCGGGCGCGGGCGCTGGCGGCGCAGACCGCGCCGTGGATGTGGTTCGTGGCGCTGTACGCGGCGCTGAAGATCCCCGTGCCGCTGTGGCCGCAGGGGTTCCCGGTGCTGGGGCTGGCGAGCACGGCGGCGCTGTTCGTGGCGGCGCTGCTGTTCGTGTGGGAGCGCGAGAACGCCGCGAAGGCCGGGATCATGGCGCTGGTCGCCTTCGCGCTGGGGCTGGCGGCGGAGGTGGCGGGCAGCCGCACCGGCATTCCCTTCGGCGACTACACGTACGCCGGTGCGCCTGCGCCGACCGTGCTGGGCGTGCCGCTGATCGTGCCGCTGGGGTGGTTCGCGCTGACCCTGACCGCCACGTGCCTGTCCGGCGGGCGGCCGTGGCTGGCGGGCCTGCTGATGACGCTGTGGGACGTGGGCCTGGAGCCGCTGATGACCGCGCAGGGGTACTGGCGCTGGACGGATCCGCTGGGCGTGTGGGCGGGCGCGCCCGTCGAGAACTTCGTGGGCTGGTGGGGGGTGGGCACGCTGATCGCGTGGATCTTCACGGGGCTCGCGCCGCGGCTGTTCGGGCTGCGGACGCTGGAGTGGGCGTGGGCGCTGCCGTGGTTCGCGCGGGCCTTCCCCATGGGCGGCGGCCCGGCGCTGAGCCTGCTGCCGCGCGCCGCGGTCGCGAGGGCGGACTTCCGGGTCGTGTACGCCATCGAGGCCTTCTTCCTGCCGGGCGGGCTGGTGCTGGTGGGCCGCTTCGCCGAGGCGGCCGTAACGCTGGCGGCGATGCTCGCGGGCCTGCTGTTCGCGCGGCGGGTGACGCGCCGTGACGCCTGA
- a CDS encoding lysophospholipid acyltransferase family protein gives MTPERHPWATALLRRSIRRSVDTGLGGVWVRGPLPVGGAVLAPNHHSWWDGYVLRELSGWAAHDFRVLMTGRQLSRFPFLRRVGALDTREVRAAVRAAHAGAWVVVFPEGAVQPAGPLQVVQPGAAWIARNAGVPLVPVALRVVMRGGQWPEAWVRVAEAVTADGLHRSISRELAALDADLSSSDPEQPLAGYLQAVPGRASSSDHVDWPARLLTLVTGDR, from the coding sequence GTGACGCCTGAGCGCCATCCCTGGGCGACCGCGCTGCTGCGCCGCAGCATCCGCCGCAGTGTGGACACCGGCCTGGGCGGGGTATGGGTGCGCGGCCCGCTGCCGGTGGGCGGGGCGGTGCTGGCCCCCAACCACCACTCGTGGTGGGACGGCTACGTCCTGCGCGAACTGAGCGGGTGGGCCGCCCACGACTTCCGCGTGCTGATGACCGGGCGGCAGCTGTCGCGCTTTCCGTTCCTGCGGCGGGTGGGGGCGCTGGACACGCGCGAGGTGCGGGCCGCCGTGCGGGCGGCGCACGCGGGCGCGTGGGTCGTCGTGTTCCCGGAGGGTGCCGTGCAGCCCGCCGGGCCGCTGCAGGTGGTGCAGCCGGGCGCCGCGTGGATCGCCCGGAACGCGGGGGTACCCCTGGTGCCCGTCGCCCTGCGGGTGGTCATGCGCGGCGGGCAGTGGCCCGAGGCCTGGGTGCGTGTGGCCGAGGCAGTGACGGCTGACGGGCTTCACCGCAGCATCTCCCGCGAACTGGCCGCGCTGGATGCCGATCTGAGCAGCAGCGACCCCGAACAGCCGCTCGCCGGCTACCTGCAGGCCGTGCCGGGCCGGGCAAGCAGTTCAGATCACGTGGACTGGCCTGCACGTCTGCTGACCCTCGTCACGGGCGACCGATGA
- a CDS encoding glycosyltransferase produces MPPVPPALTARVYRSLALGWLATKAAVLLINAVAFPRLRPGTPEARPRVSVLVPARNEAQILPVTLPSLLGQGADEVIVLDDRSADGTADVAARLGARVIRGQPRPAGWHGKPWACQQLLHAATGDVLIFVDADVTWQPGALDAMLAELERTGADLLSVQPRQHNLTLGERLLTPLVDAAVLSYFPYPLIRLPQAAAGMANGQVMALRRAALEGVGGFRAVRQAVLDDTAFARHLKARGGQLAVALGGDVVGVRMYGSYPQSVAGFSKNALPLHLQSRPLLVLSALAHLGVYTLPWVVRLPGWRVLRVASVLERLLVNLLTGRRRPADLLEGLLGPLTPLLALPVYARALRRTVTWKGRTYQQTPEGRQE; encoded by the coding sequence ATGCCGCCTGTCCCGCCGGCCCTGACCGCCCGCGTGTACCGCTCGCTGGCGCTGGGGTGGCTGGCGACCAAGGCGGCGGTGCTGCTGATCAATGCCGTGGCCTTCCCCCGGCTGCGGCCCGGCACGCCGGAGGCACGTCCGCGCGTGTCGGTGCTGGTGCCTGCCCGGAACGAGGCCCAGATCCTGCCGGTCACCCTGCCGTCCCTGCTCGGCCAGGGCGCGGACGAGGTGATCGTGCTCGACGACCGCAGCGCGGACGGCACCGCCGACGTCGCGGCGCGGCTGGGCGCCCGGGTCATCCGGGGCCAGCCCCGGCCGGCCGGCTGGCACGGCAAGCCCTGGGCCTGCCAGCAGCTCCTGCATGCCGCCACGGGTGACGTGCTGATCTTCGTGGACGCCGACGTGACATGGCAGCCGGGCGCGCTGGACGCCATGCTGGCCGAACTGGAACGCACGGGGGCCGACCTGCTGAGCGTGCAGCCCCGGCAGCACAACCTCACGCTGGGCGAACGTCTGCTGACGCCCCTGGTAGATGCCGCCGTGCTGTCTTACTTCCCGTACCCGCTGATCCGGCTGCCGCAGGCGGCGGCGGGCATGGCGAACGGGCAGGTCATGGCGCTGCGCCGCGCCGCGCTGGAGGGGGTGGGCGGCTTCCGTGCCGTGCGGCAGGCCGTGCTGGACGACACGGCCTTCGCGCGGCACCTCAAGGCGCGCGGCGGGCAGCTGGCAGTCGCGCTGGGCGGCGACGTCGTCGGGGTGCGGATGTACGGGTCGTACCCGCAGTCCGTGGCGGGCTTCTCCAAGAACGCCCTGCCGCTGCATCTGCAGTCACGTCCGCTGCTGGTGCTCAGCGCCCTGGCACATCTGGGCGTGTACACGCTGCCGTGGGTGGTGCGCCTTCCCGGCTGGCGCGTGCTGCGCGTGGCCAGCGTGCTGGAGCGGCTGCTGGTCAACCTCCTGACCGGGCGGCGGCGGCCCGCCGATCTGCTCGAGGGCCTGCTGGGGCCGCTCACGCCGCTGCTGGCGCTGCCGGTGTACGCCCGTGCCCTGCGCCGCACGGTCACGTGGAAGGGCCGCACGTACCAGCAGACGCCGGAGGGCCGTCAGGAGTGA